From the Cucurbita pepo subsp. pepo cultivar mu-cu-16 chromosome LG05, ASM280686v2, whole genome shotgun sequence genome, one window contains:
- the LOC111795882 gene encoding uncharacterized protein LOC111795882 has protein sequence MAGIVKEILARPIQLADQVTKNADFAQSFKQECIELKTKTEKLAALLRQAARASNDLYERPTRRIIDDTEQVLDKALILVLKCRANGIMKRMFTIIPAAAFKKTSTQLENSIGDVSWLLRVSAPAEDRDDEYLGLPPIASNEPILGLIWEQVAILHTSTLEERSDAAASLASLARDNDRYGKLIIEEGGVPPLLKLAKEGRLEGQEHAARAIGLLGRDSESVEHIVNCGVCSVFAKILKDGHMKVQCVVAWAVSEMATHHRKCQDHFAQNNVIRLLVSHLAFETIQEHSRYAIPTKQQMSIHSVLMANGSNSSDHNVKSGHEEDDKHTNSCMNHPTGNQLSSQMHNVVTDTLAMKNPVKGQHNAQELQNSHKAGNHHAVGRPHHAALSGASIKGREYEDPATKAQMKAMAAKALWHLCKGNVNICRNITESRALLCFAVLLEKGPEDVKYYSAMALMEITAVAEQNAELRRSGFKPTSPAAKAVVEQLLKIVEKETYDLLIPSIIAIGNLARTFRATETRMIGPLVKLLDERETEVSMEAVIALNKFACPENFLHDNHCKAIIEAGGTKHLIQLVYFGEQMVQIPSLILLCHIALHVPDSETLAQEDVLIVLEWSSKQGHLVEEQNIETILPEAKSRLELYQSRVSRGYH, from the coding sequence ATGGCCGGCATTGTCAAGGAGATCCTGGCAAGGCCCATCCAACTCGCCGACCAGGTGACTAAAAACGCCGATTTCGCCCAATCCTTCAAACAAGAATGCATCGAACTCAAAACCAAGACCGAAAAACTCGCCGCCCTCCTCCGCCAAGCCGCCCGCGCCAGCAACGACCTCTACGAGCGTCCCACTCGCCGCATCATCGACGACACCGAGCAAGTTCTCGACAAGGCTCTCATTCTCGTCCTCAAATGCCGTGCCAATGGCATCATGAAACGCATGTTCACCATAATACCCGCCGCCGCATTCAAAAAAACCTCCACACAACTCGAAAACTCCATTGGCGATGTCTCTTGGCTCCTCCGTGTCTCCGCCCCTGCCGAGGATCGCGATGATGAATACCTCGGTCTCCCTCCGATCGCCTCCAACGAACCGATTTTAGGTTTAATTTGGGAACAGGTAGCGATTCTTCACACGAGTACCTTAGAGGAACGATCCGATGCTGCGGCTTCTCTGGCTTCATTGGCGCGCGACAATGATCGGTATGGGAAATTGATTATTGAAGAAGGAGGCGTTCCGCCGCTGCTGAAATTAGCCAAGGAAGGGCGGCTGGAAGGCCAGGAACACGCCGCGAGGGCCATCGGACTATTAGGTCGAGATTCCGAAAGCGTCGAACACATTGTGAATTGCGGCGTTTGTTCGGTGTTCGCGAAAATTCTCAAAGATGGACATATGAAGGTTCAATGCGTTGTAGCTTGGGCCGTTTCAGAAATGGCTACTCATCATCGCAAATGTCAAGATCATTTCGCGCAGAACAATGTGATTCGGCTACTCGTCAGCCATCTCGCGTTCGAAACGATTCAAGAACACAGCAGGTACGCCATTCCTACCAAACAGCAAATGTCGATTCATTCGGTGTTGATGGCTAATGGTAGTAATAGTTCTGATCATAATGTGAAATCTGGacatgaagaagatgataaacATACGAATAGTTGTATGAATCATCCAACTGGGAATCAATTATCTAGCCAAATGCATAATGTAGTTACCGATACATTGGCTATGAAGAATCCTGTAAAGGGTCAGCACAATGCGCAGGAACTGCAAAACTCGCACAAGGCGGGGAATCATCACGCGGTGGGGCGGCCGCATCACGCGGCATTGTCAGGGGCAAGCATAAAGGGAAGGGAATATGAAGACCCTGCAACAAAAGCTCAAATGAAAGCCATGGCTGCAAAAGCTTTATGGCATCTCTGCAAAGGGAATGTCAACATTTGCCGTAACATTACAGAATCAAGAGCTCTGTTATGCTTTGCAGTTCTATTAGAGAAGGGCCCTGAAGATGTGAAGTACTATTCAGCTATGGCATTGATGGAAATCACAGCAGTAGCCGAGCAGAATGCCGAGCTGCGTCGATCTGGGTTCAAGCCTACTTCACCAGCAGCCAAGGCTGTTGTTGAACAGCTACTGAAAATCGTCGAGAAGGAGACTTACGATCTGCTTATTCCTTCAATCATAGCCATTGGTAACTTGGCTAGGACGTTCAGAGCAACCGAAACAAGGATGATCGGACCGCTCGTGAAGCTGCTCGACGAAAGGGAAACGGAGGTTTCAATGGAGGCAGTGATTGCACTTAACAAATTCGCCTGTCCTGAAAACTTTCTCCACGACAATCATTGCAAAGCCATCATAGAAGCAGGAGGAACAAAGCACTTGATCCAACTTGTTTATTTTGGTGAACAAATGGTTCAAATCCCTTCATTGATTCTTCTGTGCCACATAGCTTTACATGTCCCTGATAGTGAGACGCTAGCTCAAGAAGATGTACTGATTGTGCTGGAATGGTCTTCAAAACAGGGCCACTTAgtggaagaacaaaacatagaAACTATACTGCCGGAAGCCAAAAGTAGATTGGAACTGTATCAGTCCAGAGTTTCAAGAGGATATcattga
- the LOC111794696 gene encoding dirigent protein 23-like yields the protein MANHSLSFSFILLLAALPWTRTLHAKKTNVQFYFHDTVTGKTPSAIKVAEAPTSAKSTTLFGVVFIIDDPLTEKPDPKSKEVGRAQGLYASAAQQEVGLLMTLTYQFTAGEFNGSSIVIVGKNSVFHKVRELPVVGGTGAFRFARGYALARTYWFNAAGDAIVGYNVTVLH from the coding sequence ATGGCGAATCATTCtctttcattctccttcattCTTCTCCTCGCCGCTCTCCCATGGACTCGAACCCTCCACGCAAAGAAAACCAACGTCCAATTCTACTTCCACGACACCGTCACCGGGAAAACCCCCTCCGCCATTAAGGTGGCGGAGGCCCCAACCTCCGCCAAATCAACGACACTCTTCGGCGTCGTGTTCATTATCGACGACCCATTAACGGAAAAGCCGGACCCGAAATCGAAGGAGGTGGGCAGGGCACAGGGGCTGTATGCGTCGGCGGCACAGCAGGAGGTGGGTCTGCTCATGACACTAACCTATCAATTCACCGCCGGCGAGTTCAACGGCAGCTCCATTGTTATTGTGGGGAAGAATTCGGTGTTTCATAAAGTCCGTGAGCTGCCGGTGGTCGGAGGGACGGGGGCTTTCCGGTTCGCTCGTGGGTATGCTCTGGCGAGGACTTATTGGTTTAACGCTGCCGGAGATGCGATTGTGGGTTATAATGTGACGGTTTTACACTAA
- the LOC111795712 gene encoding auxin transporter-like protein 5 isoform X1, whose translation MAENSSESNDVKTKLSKLFWHGGSAYDAWFSCASNQVAQVLLTLPYSFSQLGMVSGILLQLFYGLMGSWTAYLITSLYLEYRLRKERQKAEFRNHVIQWFEVLDGLLGKRWRNVGLAFNCTFLLFGSVIQLIACASNIYYINEKLDKRTWTYIFGACCATTVFIPSFHNYRIWSFLGLAMTTYTAWYLTMASFLHGQVEGVKHSGPTKLVLYFTGATNILYTFGGHAVTVEIMHAMWKPEKFKAIYLVATVYVLTLTLPSAAAVYWAFGDLLLSHSNAFALLPKSPFRDLAVVLMLIHQFITFGFACTPLYFVWEKAIGMHKCKSLCKRAAARLPVVVPIWFLAIVFPFFGPINSAVGSLLVSFTVYIIPALAHMFTFKSATARENAVEKPPKFVGRWVGAFTINVFVVVWVFVVGFGFGGWASMTNFIRQIDNFGFFAKCYQCPPPPPPTQMRNFTVAAPPPLHHHHHH comes from the exons ATGGCGGAGAATAGCAGCGAGTCAAACGACGTGAAAACGAAGCTCTCGAAGCTGTTCTGGCATGGCGGCTCGGCTTATGATGCTTGGTTCAGCTGTGCTTCAAACCAG GTGGCTCAAGTTCTTCTTACGCTGCCATATTCATTCTCTCAGCTTGGAATGGTGTCTGGAATTCTGCTTCAGCTCTTCTATGGCTTGATGGGAAGCTGGACGGCTTATCTCATTACTTCTCTTTATCTCGAATATCGCCTCCGGAAGGAGAGACAAAAAGCCGAGTTTCGAAACCACGTCATTCAG TGGTTCGAGGTTTTGGACGGGTTACTAGGAAAGCGATGGAGGAACGTGGGTTTAGCATTCAATTGCACGTTTCTATTATTCGGGTCAGTGATTCAACTGATAGCATGTGCCAG CAACATATACTACATAAACGAGAAACTCGACAAGAGGACATGGACGTACATATTCGGAGCTTGTTGTGCGACCACAGTGTTCATTCCTTCGTTCCATAACTATAGAATTTGGTCATTTTTAGGTCTTGCAATGACCACTTACACTGCTTGGTATCTCACCATGGCTTCCTTCCTTCATGGccag GTTGAAGGAGTGAAACACTCGGGGCCGACCAAGTTGGTCTTGTATTTCACAGGAGCCACCAACATTCTGTACACATTTGGGGGACATGCTGTCACAGT GGAGATTATGCATGCAATGTGGAAGCCGGAGAAATTTAAGGCCATATACTTGGTGGCGACGGTGTATGTGCTTACATTGACACTTCCATCGGCGGCGGCGGTTTATTGGGCGTTTGGAGATTTGCTTCTAAGCCATTCTAATGCCTTTGCTCTTCTCCCTAAATCTCCCTTTAGAGATCTGGCTGTTGTTCTAATGCTCATCCACCAG TTCATAACATTTGGATTTGCATGCACGCCATTATATTTCGTATGGGAGAAAGCCATAGGGATGCACAAGTGCAAGAGTCTATGCAAGAGGGCAGCAGCGAGATTACCTGTGGTTGTACCCATTTGGTTTTTGGCCAtcgtctttcctttcttcgGTCCCATCAACTCCGCGGTCGGTTCGCTTCTCGTTAGCTTCACCGTCTATATCATCCCCGCCCTCGCTCACATGTTCACCTTCAAATCCGCTACCGCTAGAGAG AATGCCGTAGAGAAGCCACCTAAATTCGTGGGCAGGTGGGTGGGAGCCTTTACTATTAATGTGTTCGTAGTGGTATGGGTTTTTGTAGTTGGGTTCGGGTTCGGTGGATGGGCTAGCATGACCAACTTTATACGACAAATCGACAATTTTGGTTTCTTTGCCAAATGTTATCAGTGcccacctcctcctccgccaACGCAAATGCGTAACTTTACGGTGGCTGCGCCGCCTCCACTCCaccaccatcaccaccacTAA
- the LOC111795712 gene encoding auxin transporter-like protein 5 isoform X2, producing the protein MAENSSESNDVKTKLSKLFWHGGSAYDAWFSCASNQLGMVSGILLQLFYGLMGSWTAYLITSLYLEYRLRKERQKAEFRNHVIQWFEVLDGLLGKRWRNVGLAFNCTFLLFGSVIQLIACASNIYYINEKLDKRTWTYIFGACCATTVFIPSFHNYRIWSFLGLAMTTYTAWYLTMASFLHGQVEGVKHSGPTKLVLYFTGATNILYTFGGHAVTVEIMHAMWKPEKFKAIYLVATVYVLTLTLPSAAAVYWAFGDLLLSHSNAFALLPKSPFRDLAVVLMLIHQFITFGFACTPLYFVWEKAIGMHKCKSLCKRAAARLPVVVPIWFLAIVFPFFGPINSAVGSLLVSFTVYIIPALAHMFTFKSATARENAVEKPPKFVGRWVGAFTINVFVVVWVFVVGFGFGGWASMTNFIRQIDNFGFFAKCYQCPPPPPPTQMRNFTVAAPPPLHHHHHH; encoded by the exons ATGGCGGAGAATAGCAGCGAGTCAAACGACGTGAAAACGAAGCTCTCGAAGCTGTTCTGGCATGGCGGCTCGGCTTATGATGCTTGGTTCAGCTGTGCTTCAAACCAG CTTGGAATGGTGTCTGGAATTCTGCTTCAGCTCTTCTATGGCTTGATGGGAAGCTGGACGGCTTATCTCATTACTTCTCTTTATCTCGAATATCGCCTCCGGAAGGAGAGACAAAAAGCCGAGTTTCGAAACCACGTCATTCAG TGGTTCGAGGTTTTGGACGGGTTACTAGGAAAGCGATGGAGGAACGTGGGTTTAGCATTCAATTGCACGTTTCTATTATTCGGGTCAGTGATTCAACTGATAGCATGTGCCAG CAACATATACTACATAAACGAGAAACTCGACAAGAGGACATGGACGTACATATTCGGAGCTTGTTGTGCGACCACAGTGTTCATTCCTTCGTTCCATAACTATAGAATTTGGTCATTTTTAGGTCTTGCAATGACCACTTACACTGCTTGGTATCTCACCATGGCTTCCTTCCTTCATGGccag GTTGAAGGAGTGAAACACTCGGGGCCGACCAAGTTGGTCTTGTATTTCACAGGAGCCACCAACATTCTGTACACATTTGGGGGACATGCTGTCACAGT GGAGATTATGCATGCAATGTGGAAGCCGGAGAAATTTAAGGCCATATACTTGGTGGCGACGGTGTATGTGCTTACATTGACACTTCCATCGGCGGCGGCGGTTTATTGGGCGTTTGGAGATTTGCTTCTAAGCCATTCTAATGCCTTTGCTCTTCTCCCTAAATCTCCCTTTAGAGATCTGGCTGTTGTTCTAATGCTCATCCACCAG TTCATAACATTTGGATTTGCATGCACGCCATTATATTTCGTATGGGAGAAAGCCATAGGGATGCACAAGTGCAAGAGTCTATGCAAGAGGGCAGCAGCGAGATTACCTGTGGTTGTACCCATTTGGTTTTTGGCCAtcgtctttcctttcttcgGTCCCATCAACTCCGCGGTCGGTTCGCTTCTCGTTAGCTTCACCGTCTATATCATCCCCGCCCTCGCTCACATGTTCACCTTCAAATCCGCTACCGCTAGAGAG AATGCCGTAGAGAAGCCACCTAAATTCGTGGGCAGGTGGGTGGGAGCCTTTACTATTAATGTGTTCGTAGTGGTATGGGTTTTTGTAGTTGGGTTCGGGTTCGGTGGATGGGCTAGCATGACCAACTTTATACGACAAATCGACAATTTTGGTTTCTTTGCCAAATGTTATCAGTGcccacctcctcctccgccaACGCAAATGCGTAACTTTACGGTGGCTGCGCCGCCTCCACTCCaccaccatcaccaccacTAA
- the LOC111795782 gene encoding vacuolar cation/proton exchanger 3-like, whose protein sequence is MGEFEDESLVSPSSLTRKNFSIEGPSHSSSLAGSTQKFCYSNMKNRVFRSIKIVVFSAKINCLMPFGPLAIVVSNLSGHHGWVFLLSLLGIIPLAERLGYATEQLACYTGATVGGLLNATFGNATELIISIYALRRGMIRVVQQSLLGSILSNMLLVLGCAFFAGGVVVSKREQVFNKAAATVNSGLLLMAVMGLLFPAVLRSTHTELHSGKSELALSRFSSGIMLVAYAAYLVFQLKSDKNLYLPVDEAVTDENYDDDDDEEAPEISMWESITWLSILTIWISVLSEYLVNAIEGASVAMNIPVAFISVILLPIVGNAAEHAGAIMFAMKDKLDISLGVAIGSSTQISMFGIPFCVVIGWIMGCPMDLNFQLFETATLFITVIVVAFMLQDGTSNYLKGLMLILCYLIVAASFFVHIDPASVEDKPRKHRG, encoded by the exons ATGGGGGAATTTGAAGATGAGAGCCTTGTTAGTCCTTCATCATTAACTAGAAAGAACTTTTCTATTGAGGGTCCTTCGCATTCTTCTTCATTGGCTGGTAGTACGCAGAAATTTTGTTATAGTAACATGAAGAACAGGGTGTTTCGCAGCATTAAGATCGTCGTTTTCTCGGCTAAAATCAACTGTCTCATGCCTTTTGGGCCTTTAGCAATAGTAGTCAGCAATTTATCTGGTCACCAT GGTTGGGTCTTCCTTTTAAGCTTGTTGGGGATCATACCTCTCGCCGAGCGTTTGGGTTATGCAACCGA ACAACTGGCATGCTATACTGGAGCCACAG TTGGAGGTCTTCTGAATGCTACTTTTGGAAATGCCACAGAATTGATAATATCAATATACGCATTGCGAAGAGGAATGATACGGGTTGTTCAACAGTCATTGTTAGGTTCAATTTTGTCAAATATGTTGTTAGTACTTGGATGTGCCTTCTTTGCTGGTGGAGTTGTGGTTTCGAAGAGGGAGCAGGTCTTCAATAAG GCAGCTGCTACAGTGAATTCTGGATTGCTATTAATGGCAGTAATGGGACTTCTATTTCCTGCTGTCCTTCGTTCCACACATACAGAGTTGCACTCTGGAAAGTCCGAGTTAGCTCTTTCGAGATTTAGTAGCGGCATTATGTTGGTGGCGTATGCTGCCTATCTTGTTTTTCAGCTGAAAAGCGACAAGAACTTATATCTACCGGTTGATGAG GCGGTTACTGATGaaaattatgatgatgatgatgatgaagaagctcCTGAGATTTCTATGTGGGAATCCATTACTTGGCTGTCTATCTTGACCATTTGGATCTCTGTCCTCTCTGAATACTTGGTTAATGCAATAGAG GGGGCGTCGGTTGCCATGAACATACCGGTAGCGTTCATTAGTGTTATCCTACTACCCATTGTTGGGAACGCTGCAGAGCATGCAGGAGCCATCATGTTTGCCATGAAAGACAAGCTT GACATTTCTTTGGGAGTCGCGATAGGATCGTCTACACAGATATCGATGTTCGGG ATTCCTTTTTGTGTGGTCATTGGTTGGATCATGGGTTGCCCTATGGACTTGAATTTTCAACTCTTCGAGACTGCCACGCTTTTCATCACGGTCATTGTCGTAGCCTTCATGTTACAG GACGGAACATCTAATTACCTCAAAGGACTTATGCTTATTCTCTGCTACCTGATAGTAGCTGCGAGTTTCTTTGTACATATTGATCCAGCTTCAGTTG AAGATAAACCCCGAAAACATCGTGGATGA
- the LOC111795894 gene encoding PI-PLC X-box domain-containing protein DDB_G0293730-like: MGAQFSKQVERRKTLRIEKNVLAELKVTAGEDFPGSDYRPPDRKNWMANLGSERTRIHQIIWPGTHDSATNDIGIPFITRPFAQCQSLSIYQQLVLGTRLLDIRIQENRLVCHGILSTYSVDVVFSDIKKFLAETQSEILILEIRTEFGHNDPPDFENYVVEQLGEFLIHNDDWVFEKTIADLLPRRVICIWKPRKSPPPKGGDPLWGGGYLRDNWIDTDLPSTKFDSNIKHLSEQPPVTKRKYFYRVENTVTPKADNPVLCVKPVTKRIHKFARLFINQSFAKGVADKLQVLSTDFIDGDFVDACVGLTSARIDGRA; this comes from the coding sequence ATGGGTGCTCAGTTTTCGAAGCAGGTCGAACGGCGGAAGACTCTCCGTATAGAGAAGAACGTTCTGGCGGAGCTTAAGGTCACCGCCGGCGAGGATTTCCCCGGCTCCGATTACCGGCCACCGGACAGAAAAAACTGGATGGCAAATCTCGGTTCTGAACGGACGCGTATTCACCAAATCATATGGCCAGGAACTCACGATTCCGCCACCAACGATATCGGAATTCCCTTCATCACGCGACCTTTTGCGCAGTGTCAATCACTCTCCATTTACCAACAGCTCGTGTTAGGCACGCGCTTATTGGATATCCGGATTCAAGAAAATCGCTTGGTCTGCCATGGAATCCTCTCGACGTATAGCGTCGACGTCGTTTTTTCTGACATAAAGAAATTCCTCGCCGAAACGCAATCCGAGATTCTGATTCTCGAGATCCGAACCGAATTTGGACACAACGATCCACCCGATTTTGAGAATTATGTCGTGGAACAACTCGGCGAGTTTTTGATTCATAATGATGATTGGGTGTTTGAGAAGACGATTGCTGATTTGTTGCCGAGGAGGGTGATTTGTATTTGGAAACCGAGGAAATCGCCGCCGCCGAAGGGCGGAGATCCGCTTTGGGGAGGTGGGTATTTGAGGGATAATTGGATCGATACGGATTTGCCGTCGACGAAATTTGATAGCAATATAAAGCACTTGTCGGAGCAGCCGCCGGTGACGAAGAGGAAGTACTTTTACAGAGTGGAGAACACGGTGACGCCGAAGGCCGACAACCCGGTTTTGTGTGTGAAACCGGTGACCAAAAGGATCCATAAATTTGCTCGGTTGTTCATTAATCAAAGCTTTGCTAAGGGCGTTGCTGATAAGTTGCAGGTTTTGTCCACTGATTTCATTGATGGGGATTTTGTGGATGCTTGTGTTGGGCTTACGAGTGCGAGAATCGATGGGAGGGCTTGA